One Stenotrophomonas oahuensis genomic region harbors:
- a CDS encoding EAL domain-containing protein yields MKRARIIAAIVLAALIGAVVPVLTVAYFTWARQQEHEQRTLASTAERTLLRAHRAYEGGLMALRKLNQTPLPPCSPEHMQLMRNLAVSTHSAEQVGYFEAGRLRCTSWGLTEDDIPEPLPDHVTADGAGISLGVRPQAGDGSPMVAVQLGRHDIIMDPSRFVDVIADPNVRLAVATPDGRLLVQQALPDQNLLLDLLRKPSSGRTARSWYATAQDQEWLAIAVSPRTDFRTSLYRQLMQLLPLGVAGAAFGVFGVWWLSRRRMTLRSELTSAVRRGEFSMQYQPIIELDTGICVGAESLVRWSRPDGTSVRPDLFIPVAEETGLINALTDHVIDQVIQDMRELLVRDRSAHIAINLSAGDVGSGRALKVLSAKLQGTGIHPQQIWLEATERGFIDIQGARTSLAAARRAGHCVAIDDFGVGYSSLQYLQTLPLDALKIDKSFIEAIGTHSATSPVTSHIIDMAKTLGLFTVAEGVETSAQLAYLQARQVEFGQGWLFSKPLPAEEFIRYHEQRLKQYGKAKENMQNPNSAHE; encoded by the coding sequence TTGAAGCGCGCCAGGATCATCGCCGCCATCGTGCTTGCCGCCCTCATCGGCGCGGTCGTCCCCGTTCTCACGGTGGCGTACTTCACCTGGGCACGGCAGCAGGAGCACGAACAGCGCACCTTGGCCAGCACCGCAGAGCGCACCCTGCTGCGTGCGCACCGCGCTTACGAAGGCGGTCTGATGGCCCTGCGCAAGCTCAACCAGACCCCGTTGCCGCCCTGTTCGCCTGAGCATATGCAGTTGATGCGCAACCTGGCGGTCAGCACCCATTCGGCCGAGCAGGTCGGCTACTTCGAAGCCGGCCGGCTGCGCTGTACGTCGTGGGGACTGACTGAAGACGACATCCCCGAACCCCTGCCCGACCACGTCACCGCCGACGGGGCCGGCATCTCCCTGGGCGTGCGCCCACAGGCCGGCGACGGCAGCCCGATGGTGGCGGTGCAGCTGGGCCGGCACGACATCATCATGGATCCCAGCCGCTTCGTTGACGTCATTGCCGACCCCAACGTGCGGCTGGCTGTGGCCACGCCGGACGGCCGCCTGCTCGTGCAGCAGGCACTGCCCGACCAGAACCTGCTGCTGGACCTGCTGCGCAAGCCGTCCAGCGGGCGCACAGCGCGCAGCTGGTACGCCACCGCGCAGGACCAGGAGTGGCTGGCAATCGCGGTCTCTCCGCGCACCGACTTCCGCACCAGCTTGTATCGCCAGCTGATGCAGCTGCTGCCGCTGGGCGTGGCCGGCGCGGCGTTCGGCGTGTTCGGTGTCTGGTGGCTGTCACGGCGGCGCATGACCCTGCGCAGTGAACTGACCAGCGCAGTGCGCCGGGGTGAGTTCAGCATGCAGTACCAGCCCATCATCGAACTGGACACCGGCATCTGCGTGGGTGCCGAATCGCTGGTGCGCTGGTCCCGCCCCGACGGCACCTCGGTGCGGCCGGATCTGTTCATTCCGGTGGCCGAGGAAACCGGCCTGATCAACGCGTTGACCGATCACGTCATCGACCAGGTCATCCAGGACATGCGCGAGCTGCTGGTGCGCGACCGCAGCGCGCATATCGCCATCAACCTGTCCGCAGGCGACGTCGGCAGTGGGCGGGCGTTGAAGGTGCTGTCTGCCAAGCTGCAGGGCACCGGCATCCATCCGCAGCAGATCTGGCTGGAGGCCACCGAGCGTGGCTTCATCGACATCCAGGGCGCACGCACCTCGCTGGCGGCCGCCCGGCGTGCCGGCCATTGCGTGGCCATCGACGACTTCGGGGTCGGTTATTCCAGCCTGCAGTACCTGCAGACCCTGCCGCTGGATGCCTTGAAGATCGACAAGTCGTTCATTGAAGCCATCGGCACCCACAGCGCCACCAGCCCGGTCACCTCGCACATCATCGACATGGCCAAGACGCTGGGGCTGTTCACCGTGGCCGAGGGCGTGGAGACCTCTGCCCAGCTGGCCTATCTGCAGGCCCGGCAGGTGGAATTCGGCCAGGGCTGGCTGTTCTCGAAGCCGTTGCCGGCCGAGGAGTTCATCCGCTACCACGAGCAGCGGCTGAAGCAGTACGGCAAAGCCAAGGAAAACATGCAGAACCCCAACAGCGCGCACGAGTGA
- a CDS encoding lytic transglycosylase domain-containing protein, whose translation MTRPLPVALALLSLLPGAPAVARTVYRCVQNNTVSLATAPEPGSKCTAEQVDDNAVQAPNLWGNMGVFSGTLYEREQDGVLVYSTRNLPGSRVFLKFTVTTPPGEPAHPGLGKVGPAQLNRHARQFKAAARATGVEDAWLRAIAHAESNFDAAAVSPKGAQGVMQLMPDTATEMGVTDPFSAEQSISGGARYLQALLKRYKGDRTLAAAAYNAGIGAVTRYKGVPPYAETLAYVEKVSALYVRYRDAMGGAPQTPAR comes from the coding sequence ATGACGCGTCCGTTGCCTGTCGCTTTGGCCCTGTTGTCGCTGCTGCCAGGTGCGCCGGCAGTGGCACGCACGGTCTATCGTTGCGTGCAGAACAACACCGTCAGCCTGGCCACCGCGCCGGAGCCGGGCTCGAAATGCACCGCCGAGCAGGTGGACGACAACGCGGTGCAGGCCCCCAACCTGTGGGGCAACATGGGGGTGTTCAGCGGCACCTTGTACGAACGCGAGCAGGACGGCGTACTGGTGTACTCCACCCGCAACCTGCCGGGCTCGCGGGTGTTCCTGAAGTTCACCGTGACCACCCCGCCGGGCGAACCGGCGCACCCGGGGCTGGGCAAGGTGGGGCCGGCGCAGTTGAACCGCCACGCGCGCCAGTTCAAGGCCGCAGCCCGGGCCACCGGCGTGGAAGACGCCTGGCTGCGGGCCATCGCCCATGCCGAAAGCAACTTCGACGCGGCTGCGGTGTCCCCCAAGGGCGCGCAGGGGGTGATGCAGCTGATGCCCGATACGGCCACCGAGATGGGGGTGACCGACCCGTTCTCGGCCGAGCAGTCGATCAGCGGCGGGGCGCGCTACCTGCAGGCGCTGCTGAAGCGCTACAAGGGCGACCGCACGCTGGCGGCTGCTGCCTACAACGCTGGCATCGGCGCGGTGACCCGCTACAAGGGCGTGCCACCGTATGCGGAAACGCTGGCTTACGTGGAAAAGGTCAGCGCACTGTACGTACGCTACCGCGACGCGATGGGCGGCGCGCCGCAGACGCCGGCGCGCTGA
- a CDS encoding tetratricopeptide repeat protein yields the protein MSRCRRNALAVMLSLCLLPAIAAAGVDPAFNEALQAASNQVAQGDSLGAAIAYERLLADPRLETLEPESRSEVWAHAAIAAGVQGDDTLAEQRVQKALDIKPDYAEARLLLAGHQISRGQLDAAADNMIRAIRDSKDTPALAEDQVWYISMHLRKDPARRLALLQGLFDQHWKPDGIEPIWYWVDLAELQVESPQSDRVAATLERVDAPLPLIQLRADKRFDRFIQRGDARFDPVAAAQRYIDQMRVETMLSPGLNEAAVALANALLVTGQAEDVVGMTQSLGDFAAQARSLPEAEEARPVGMMLNARARAFWQLGRNDEAIQTQELATRMASPGDDTEQKLRLASSYTGLHRPALARQTLRDMGELSVQGEGMTQVILLQAAQQLADADAQQQAHNALAAVRAQAPAYTMLGLVTDHRLDEAAAVLAERLADPYERGSALLELQQLRERPELPGDKDFHASWKQFKARADVIAAAEKVGRIESYALYSE from the coding sequence ATGTCCCGCTGTCGCCGTAACGCACTGGCCGTGATGCTGTCGCTGTGTCTGTTGCCTGCCATCGCGGCGGCAGGCGTCGATCCGGCCTTCAACGAAGCGCTGCAGGCAGCCTCCAATCAGGTGGCCCAGGGCGACTCGCTCGGCGCTGCCATTGCCTACGAACGCCTGCTGGCCGACCCGCGTCTGGAGACGCTGGAACCGGAGTCCCGCAGTGAGGTGTGGGCACATGCCGCGATTGCCGCTGGCGTGCAGGGTGACGACACGCTGGCTGAGCAACGCGTGCAGAAGGCGCTGGACATCAAACCGGACTACGCCGAGGCCCGACTGTTGCTGGCGGGACACCAGATATCACGCGGCCAGCTGGACGCGGCCGCCGACAACATGATCCGCGCCATCCGCGACAGCAAGGACACGCCGGCACTGGCCGAAGACCAGGTGTGGTACATCAGCATGCATCTGCGCAAAGACCCCGCCCGACGGCTGGCACTGCTGCAGGGGCTGTTCGATCAGCACTGGAAGCCCGATGGCATCGAACCCATCTGGTACTGGGTCGACCTGGCAGAGCTGCAGGTGGAAAGCCCGCAGTCCGACCGCGTGGCCGCCACGCTGGAGCGCGTGGACGCGCCGCTGCCGCTGATACAGCTGCGCGCCGACAAGCGCTTTGACCGCTTCATCCAACGCGGCGACGCCCGCTTCGATCCGGTCGCCGCAGCGCAGCGCTACATCGACCAGATGCGGGTGGAAACCATGCTGTCACCCGGCTTGAACGAGGCCGCCGTCGCACTGGCCAATGCACTGCTGGTCACCGGTCAAGCCGAAGACGTTGTCGGCATGACCCAGTCGCTGGGCGATTTCGCCGCACAGGCGCGGTCCCTGCCTGAAGCGGAGGAAGCGCGTCCCGTCGGGATGATGCTTAACGCCCGCGCCCGCGCATTCTGGCAGCTGGGCCGAAACGACGAGGCCATCCAGACCCAGGAGCTGGCCACCCGCATGGCCTCGCCGGGCGACGACACCGAACAGAAGCTGCGCCTGGCCAGCAGCTACACCGGGCTGCATCGCCCGGCACTGGCCCGCCAGACCCTCAGGGACATGGGCGAGCTGTCCGTTCAAGGCGAGGGCATGACCCAGGTGATCCTGCTGCAGGCCGCCCAGCAGCTGGCCGATGCCGATGCACAGCAACAGGCGCACAACGCGCTGGCCGCCGTGCGCGCGCAGGCTCCCGCCTACACGATGCTGGGGCTGGTGACCGATCACCGCCTGGACGAAGCCGCTGCCGTGCTGGCCGAACGTCTTGCCGACCCGTATGAGCGGGGTTCGGCGCTGCTGGAGCTGCAGCAGCTGCGCGAGCGGCCGGAACTACCGGGCGACAAGGACTTCCATGCCAGCTGGAAGCAGTTCAAGGCGCGCGCGGATGTGATCGCCGCCGCGGAGAAAGTCGGGCGCATTGAAAGCTACGCGCTCTACTCCGAGTAA
- a CDS encoding gluconolaconase, with amino-acid sequence MTRARWAGIAVVAAATLAALAWTFLRSDPVPEPPPGPLPTPLGWIAQIDLLAGDGVGGLQEGAGVQARFADPYGLVVDAQGVVYVADAGDNNRIRRIHPDGRVDTLAGQGEGWRDGPALQAQFNTPSQIALDAAGNLFVADTGNHVIRRISVDGTVSTLAGDGQPGFADGAAAQARFNGPMGVAVDAQGRVFVADTWNDRIRVIETDGQVRTLAGGDAPGNVDGAGIGARFDTPVSLAWDSHGNLLIADLYNNAVRRLAANGTVDTRVPAGGLVSGPMALAVTHDDVLYVSDINGKLVQISAYGHAVALVGVPPQPRFSRPSALALDADGGLYLADAASYRVHHLHPVVVPGLARQETPTTPPPALIGPAPDAPLPATEGRWPLDPQQGWHEVVGTLGEVRGSFKGESRHHLHDGFDIRGDVGQTVRAVADGKVSSPFGAWSVGDQAEGLALDRIRYIHMKVGRDPQGRAFDARWPQLLDLDGKLERVRVRRGTRFQAGDPLGSINRMAHVHLSVGASGFERNAVALGFTGYADAFAPRITGVEVLDDADQPITPGADGRVPISRLGPGVQIVVEAWDQVDHNLPRRRLGLYQVGYQILDAAGQPLLGYEQPRFNIVFNRMPRERSATLVAYAPDSGITVHGSAVTRFRYLVTNTVRDGLVETGRWLPEALPAGDYIIRGSARDYSGNEAVGPRDLKVTVLP; translated from the coding sequence ATGACGCGCGCACGATGGGCAGGGATCGCGGTGGTGGCAGCGGCCACGCTGGCAGCACTGGCATGGACATTCCTGCGCAGCGACCCGGTACCGGAACCGCCGCCAGGACCGCTGCCGACGCCGCTGGGCTGGATCGCGCAGATCGACCTGCTGGCGGGCGACGGCGTGGGTGGGCTGCAGGAGGGCGCAGGCGTGCAGGCGCGCTTTGCCGACCCCTACGGCCTGGTGGTGGACGCCCAGGGCGTGGTCTACGTGGCCGACGCCGGCGACAACAACCGGATCCGGCGCATCCATCCGGACGGCCGGGTGGATACCCTGGCCGGGCAGGGCGAAGGCTGGCGCGATGGTCCGGCGCTGCAGGCGCAGTTCAACACGCCCTCGCAGATCGCACTGGACGCGGCGGGCAACCTGTTCGTGGCCGACACCGGCAACCATGTGATCCGCCGTATCAGCGTGGACGGCACCGTCAGCACGCTGGCCGGCGACGGCCAGCCGGGCTTTGCCGATGGCGCGGCCGCGCAGGCGCGCTTCAACGGGCCGATGGGCGTGGCGGTGGATGCCCAGGGGCGGGTATTTGTGGCCGACACCTGGAACGACCGCATCCGCGTGATTGAAACGGACGGCCAGGTGCGCACGCTGGCCGGTGGCGACGCGCCCGGCAACGTGGACGGAGCCGGCATCGGCGCACGCTTCGACACGCCGGTGTCGCTGGCGTGGGACAGCCACGGCAATCTGCTGATTGCCGACCTGTACAACAACGCGGTGCGCCGTTTGGCCGCCAACGGCACGGTGGATACGCGGGTGCCGGCAGGCGGGCTGGTGAGTGGGCCGATGGCGTTGGCAGTCACCCATGATGACGTGCTCTACGTCAGCGACATCAACGGCAAGCTGGTGCAGATTTCCGCCTACGGCCATGCAGTGGCACTGGTGGGCGTGCCGCCGCAGCCGCGTTTCTCACGGCCGTCCGCGCTGGCGTTGGATGCCGACGGTGGGCTGTACCTTGCCGATGCCGCGTCCTACCGCGTACACCACCTGCACCCGGTGGTAGTGCCGGGTCTTGCCCGGCAGGAAACGCCGACCACCCCACCGCCAGCCCTGATCGGCCCCGCCCCGGACGCCCCCTTACCGGCCACCGAAGGCCGCTGGCCGTTAGACCCCCAACAAGGCTGGCACGAAGTAGTCGGCACCCTCGGCGAAGTCCGCGGCAGCTTCAAAGGCGAAAGCCGGCACCACCTGCACGACGGCTTCGACATCCGCGGTGACGTCGGGCAGACCGTGCGAGCGGTGGCCGACGGCAAGGTGAGCAGCCCGTTCGGCGCGTGGTCGGTCGGCGACCAGGCCGAGGGGCTGGCACTGGACCGCATCCGCTACATCCACATGAAAGTCGGCCGCGATCCGCAGGGCCGCGCTTTCGACGCACGCTGGCCGCAACTATTGGACCTGGACGGCAAGCTGGAACGCGTGCGCGTGCGTCGCGGTACCCGCTTCCAGGCCGGCGATCCGCTGGGCAGCATCAACCGCATGGCGCACGTGCACCTGAGCGTCGGGGCCAGCGGCTTCGAACGCAACGCGGTGGCGCTGGGCTTCACCGGCTACGCCGACGCCTTCGCGCCGCGCATCACCGGCGTTGAAGTGCTGGATGATGCCGACCAGCCGATCACGCCGGGCGCGGATGGACGCGTGCCGATCTCGAGGCTGGGGCCGGGTGTGCAGATCGTGGTCGAGGCCTGGGACCAGGTGGACCACAACCTGCCGCGTCGTCGGCTTGGCTTGTACCAGGTGGGTTACCAGATTCTGGATGCCGCAGGCCAGCCGCTGCTGGGTTACGAGCAGCCGCGCTTCAACATCGTGTTCAACCGCATGCCGCGCGAGCGCAGTGCCACCTTGGTGGCGTATGCGCCCGACAGCGGCATCACCGTGCACGGCAGTGCGGTGACCCGGTTCCGGTATCTGGTGACCAACACCGTGCGCGATGGGCTGGTGGAAACCGGGCGTTGGTTGCCTGAAGCATTACCCGCAGGGGATTACATCATCCGCGGCAGTGCGCGCGATTACAGCGGAAACGAAGCCGTAGGCCCACGTGATCTGAAGGTGACCGTGCTGCCGTAA
- a CDS encoding YciI family protein → MQFLLLINIDPELIQALPAEEYDAEMRGCLAHADELQAQGVLVMSQQLQPVEQARTLRVRQAQTRITDGPFAETREFLAGFNLINARDADEAMRIAREFPWSRYGSIEVRPVADMEAERVRVSAAA, encoded by the coding sequence ATGCAATTCCTGCTGCTGATCAACATCGACCCGGAACTGATCCAGGCGCTTCCGGCCGAGGAGTACGACGCCGAGATGCGGGGCTGTCTGGCCCATGCCGACGAACTGCAGGCCCAGGGCGTCCTGGTGATGTCGCAGCAGCTGCAGCCGGTGGAACAGGCGCGCACGTTGCGTGTGCGTCAGGCGCAGACGCGGATCACCGATGGCCCGTTTGCGGAGACGCGTGAGTTCCTGGCCGGGTTCAATCTGATCAACGCGCGCGATGCCGATGAAGCGATGCGGATTGCGCGCGAGTTCCCGTGGTCGCGGTACGGCAGTATCGAGGTGCGGCCGGTGGCGGATATGGAGGCAGAGCGGGTACGGGTGAGCGCAGCCGCGTAG
- a CDS encoding YciI family protein yields the protein MKVMVIVKASPDTEAGVMPTEAELAAMGNFNEQLVNAGIMLAGEGLQPSHRGHRVVYGGTAPRVIDGPFAETRELIAGFWLWQVRSMDEALEWAKRAPFAPNDVVELRPLFDMDDFGEAFTPELRAQEQRLRDQIEHNDGETR from the coding sequence ATGAAAGTGATGGTGATCGTCAAAGCCAGCCCGGACACCGAAGCCGGGGTGATGCCCACCGAGGCGGAACTGGCCGCCATGGGCAACTTCAACGAACAGCTGGTAAACGCCGGGATCATGCTGGCCGGCGAGGGCCTGCAGCCGAGCCACCGCGGCCACCGGGTGGTGTACGGCGGGACGGCCCCGCGGGTCATCGACGGCCCGTTCGCCGAAACCCGCGAGCTGATCGCCGGCTTCTGGCTGTGGCAGGTGCGCTCGATGGATGAGGCGCTGGAGTGGGCCAAGCGCGCCCCGTTCGCGCCCAACGATGTGGTTGAACTGCGCCCGCTGTTTGACATGGACGACTTTGGCGAAGCCTTCACCCCGGAATTACGTGCGCAGGAACAGCGTCTGCGCGATCAGATTGAACACAACGACGGAGAAACCCGATGA
- a CDS encoding VOC family protein has translation MKLIPFLGFNGQTHEAMAFYAKVLRGNVTSETKYGDMPPSDNMDGCGDAPGPLDPNLVAHSQLEVGDAVLMAADGPPSDGAGTTTINIDVDSIEEAERVFKELSEGGKVTMPIGETFWAHRWGMLEDKYGKPWMVNCMKPFP, from the coding sequence ATGAAACTGATTCCCTTCCTGGGCTTCAATGGCCAGACCCACGAAGCCATGGCGTTCTACGCCAAGGTGCTGCGCGGCAACGTCACCTCGGAAACGAAATACGGCGACATGCCGCCTAGCGACAACATGGATGGCTGCGGCGACGCCCCCGGTCCGCTGGACCCGAACCTGGTGGCGCACAGCCAGCTGGAAGTGGGCGATGCTGTGCTGATGGCCGCCGACGGTCCGCCGTCCGACGGTGCCGGCACCACCACCATCAACATCGACGTGGACAGCATTGAAGAAGCCGAACGGGTGTTCAAGGAGCTGTCCGAAGGCGGCAAGGTCACCATGCCGATCGGCGAAACGTTTTGGGCGCACCGCTGGGGCATGCTGGAAGACAAGTACGGCAAGCCGTGGATGGTCAACTGCATGAAGCCGTTCCCGTAA
- a CDS encoding VOC family protein has translation MKLTNEQMIFVNLPVEDLERSKSFYTALGYTLNPTFSNDDGACIVISEHIFVMVLRKPFFETFISKPIADTHATAAVINALSATSREAVDAQLEKALKAGGTEPQPPRDYGFMYQRSFQDPDGHLWEVAHMDMDAAPG, from the coding sequence ATGAAACTGACCAACGAACAAATGATCTTCGTCAACCTGCCTGTCGAAGACCTCGAGCGCAGCAAGTCCTTCTACACCGCGCTCGGCTATACCCTCAACCCCACCTTCTCCAACGACGACGGTGCCTGCATCGTGATCAGCGAGCACATCTTCGTCATGGTGCTGCGCAAGCCGTTCTTCGAGACCTTCATCAGCAAGCCGATCGCCGACACCCACGCCACCGCAGCGGTGATCAACGCACTGTCGGCAACCAGCCGCGAAGCGGTGGACGCACAGCTGGAGAAGGCACTGAAAGCGGGCGGCACCGAACCGCAGCCGCCTCGCGACTACGGCTTCATGTACCAGCGCAGCTTCCAGGATCCGGACGGGCATCTGTGGGAAGTGGCGCACATGGATATGGACGCCGCGCCGGGCTGA
- a CDS encoding RNA polymerase sigma factor, producing the protein MEAPALIARLARMLGGDVGRAEELVQDTWLSALERWPAQGVPDNPGAWLMTTARNRAIDVLRQHQRVAGQHAQWGSELEPQPLPLPDDTEALGDDIGDDLLRLIFVACHPVLGADARVALTLRLLGGLTTDEIARAFLQPEPTIAQRIVRAKRTLASKQVPFEVPRQAALPERLASVLEVVYLVFNEGYAASSGDDWMRPALCEEALRLGRILQQRLPVWPQVHGLLALMELQASRARARVDAEGNPILLPDQDRSRWDHLQVARGQAALRRALELGGASDPYVLQAAIADCHARARRLEDTDWAQMAALYARLAQVNPSPVVELNRAVAVSRAAGAAAAWPLVEALAADGRLREYAPLAAVQGDLLSQLGRSQEAAEAFARAAELTTNVREKALLEAKARQP; encoded by the coding sequence ATGGAAGCGCCGGCTCTGATCGCACGCCTGGCACGCATGCTGGGCGGCGACGTGGGGCGGGCCGAAGAACTGGTCCAGGACACCTGGCTGTCCGCGCTGGAGCGCTGGCCGGCGCAGGGCGTGCCGGACAATCCCGGAGCGTGGCTGATGACCACCGCGCGCAACCGCGCCATCGACGTGCTGCGCCAGCACCAGCGGGTGGCGGGGCAGCACGCGCAATGGGGCAGCGAACTGGAACCACAGCCGTTGCCGCTGCCCGACGACACTGAGGCGCTGGGCGACGATATCGGCGATGACCTGCTTCGGCTGATCTTCGTGGCCTGTCACCCGGTGCTGGGTGCAGACGCACGCGTCGCGCTGACCCTGCGCCTGCTCGGCGGGCTGACCACCGACGAGATCGCACGCGCCTTCCTGCAGCCGGAGCCGACCATCGCCCAGCGCATCGTGCGGGCCAAACGCACCCTGGCCAGCAAGCAGGTGCCGTTTGAGGTGCCGCGCCAGGCGGCGCTGCCGGAGCGGTTGGCGTCGGTGCTGGAAGTGGTCTACCTGGTGTTCAACGAAGGCTATGCGGCCAGCAGCGGCGACGATTGGATGCGCCCGGCGCTGTGCGAAGAGGCGTTGCGGCTGGGCCGCATCCTGCAGCAGCGCCTGCCGGTGTGGCCGCAGGTGCACGGCCTGCTGGCGTTGATGGAACTGCAGGCCTCGCGTGCACGGGCGCGGGTGGATGCGGAGGGCAACCCGATTCTGCTGCCCGACCAGGACCGCAGCCGCTGGGACCACCTGCAGGTAGCCCGGGGGCAGGCGGCGCTGCGCCGCGCGCTGGAACTGGGCGGCGCGAGCGATCCGTACGTACTGCAGGCGGCAATCGCCGATTGCCATGCCCGTGCGCGGCGGCTGGAGGACACCGACTGGGCGCAGATGGCCGCGTTGTATGCGCGGCTGGCGCAGGTGAATCCGTCGCCGGTGGTGGAGCTCAATCGGGCCGTGGCGGTGTCGCGGGCGGCTGGTGCCGCGGCGGCGTGGCCGCTGGTGGAGGCGTTGGCGGCCGATGGTCGGCTGCGCGAGTACGCGCCGCTGGCGGCGGTGCAGGGCGACCTGTTGTCGCAGCTGGGGCGGTCGCAGGAGGCGGCGGAGGCGTTTGCGCGGGCGGCGGAATTGACCACGAATGTGCGCGAGAAGGCGTTGTTGGAGGCCAAAGCAAGGCAACCGTAG